One Sphingomonas kaistensis genomic window, AGCACGCGCAAGGTTCGTTGCTTTGAGGTCGTGATCACGCCGCTTCCCTTTCTCGACCGGACCAACCGCGCGCTCGCCAAGGCGCCGCCGGTTACGCTCGATCCGGACGAGATCGAGGCGTTCGTGCTGAAGCGCGCGGGCGCGGCGCGGATCGATGGCGACCATTGGCGCCCGTGGTTCTCGCTCCTGGCCGAAGAGCTGGAACGACATGCCGCGCTCAATCCCCTCGGTCGTCTCGTCGCCAATGGGCAACTGGTCGGGCTGCTGACTGCGCGGGTTCGGGCGGAGCGGCTGCTGGCGCGCCATCCGGAGATCATGGATCGCCCTATCGAACGGCCGATCATCATCATGGGGCCGATGCGATCGGGCTCGACCCGCGTGCAGCGCCTGCTTGCGAGCGATCCACGCTTTGCCTGGACACGCTTCTACGAAAGTCTGTTCCCGGTGCCCTATGGACGCGGGAACGTCCGGCGGAAGTGGCAGGCGGCTGCGGTGCATCGCTTGCTGCGCACGCTCAACCCGGCGGTGCAACGCATCCATCCTTCGGGTCCAACGCTGCCGGACGAGGAGTTCGGGCATCTTTCCTATGCCATGACCAGCGCGCAGGCGGCGGTGCAGTGGCACGTGCCCGGTCTGGTCGCGGCCGAGAAGCAGCGCGAC contains:
- a CDS encoding sulfotransferase, producing MITPLPFLDRTNRALAKAPPVTLDPDEIEAFVLKRAGAARIDGDHWRPWFSLLAEELERHAALNPLGRLVANGQLVGLLTARVRAERLLARHPEIMDRPIERPIIIMGPMRSGSTRVQRLLASDPRFAWTRFYESLFPVPYGRGNVRRKWQAAAVHRLLRTLNPAVQRIHPSGPTLPDEEFGHLSYAMTSAQAAVQWHVPGLVAAEKQRDWSPVMNELATLLRLNGWARGEKPGRRWVLKCPAYGDMADALFEAFPDASVIHLGRDPATVVASSASLVFEQRRIHSDAVHREAVGAEWFARTLERQQNQDAARKRHPAIAAFDLSYDEVSSDWRAAMHRLYHFLGEPLTEEALGGMAAYLDRASEHRGHRYDAKAFGLDEEEVRRPFDRSSAYETSKAPILAAAAYS